In the genome of Thiorhodovibrio winogradskyi, the window ATACGATCATGGCGGTGTGCATACACTCCAGAGCGATGTACGCCAAGCAGCGCACATTGGCGACTGACCGCTAACCCGCCATCATCAAGGCCGCCCATGTCGATCCACCCGCGACGCACGCTCACAGGCTCACCCCGGACTTTTTTTTCAGCCAGTCCAGCTCCATTTTCAACCGCCCGATCTCGCTGTAGAGTCGCTCTTCGTCGCCACTGTCGTCCACTTTCTTGCGCCCGCGCCGGCCTTCGAACAGCTTGCCGGCGTCCGCCACGATGGCTTTCTTCCACTGGCCTACTTGGACCGGATGAACCCCGTGATCCTGCGCAATCTCGTTAGTCGTCTTCACTCCGCGTACCGCTTCCAAGCCTACTTTGGCCTTGAAAGCGGCACTGAAGGTCTTGCGTTGTCTCTCACTCATCTGCTCTCTCCAAGTCTTTACAAGTCTCTTCAGATGAGGCAAAACTAACTTAATTTAGTGTCCTAAAATTGGGGTCCACTATACTGACCAGAGCCTCTATGCTCGCTGTTGTTGGCACTTCGAGCATTGGCGGCAAGACTAGGGACGATGAGTGTCGCCGCATGACTTTAAGTCAGCATATCCACACCGACAGTCACAGCGAGCTGTTCCAGTAGGCTGGCATCGCCGATCTGTTTCGGCCGCACTGCACCAAGGATAAGGACGAACTTGGTGGAATCAGGCTGCATCCGTTTCCGCTGTAACAAGTTCAGTCACAGATATTAGAGCTCGAAGTCTTCGACCCGGACCAGCCGCGTAAGTAACTCGCAAACTATATCTGGCTTACAAGCCTGCCCTCTATCTCAGTCACCTGCGTAAGACCATCTGCAATGATACCGGCCACCGAGAGAATGTACTGATCGTTTTGCGAGACAACTGACACTAACACCGCCCAGTCCATGATCAAGAGTTCGTGTGGCATGTGGTTGATCCAGAATTTCCAAAATTCTGGTCAAGAATAGGCTTCAATCTTACCAAGGATGTGCGAGTTTGGCTAAAGCCTGAGATACCATCCATTAGCGAGCCTATATCGATGGCAATACCTCCACGAACCCGAATAAGCTCGCAGTAGTATTTGCCTAGGATTCCCGCTCCTACAAGGTAAACGGCGGCCGGGTATGGGGGGCTAATTTCCTCGCAGATCTCATTAAACCTTGTTGGAAAATGATCTACAGATGGCTTAAAGTAACAGTTCTCGCCAGGTGTTTGATGGAAGGCAAATTTCACTTTATTATTAATACCTCTAACTCGATTGCAAAATTCTGAGTGCGGGCCAATTACCCCTATAAAATCTAGATTGACTAGTAACTGCTTTAGCATCGGAGCAAATTCTGCGTCGTAGCATATACAGCTATCGCAAAACAATGGGTGTTGCAATTCAGCAGCGTGACGCTTCAGAAACAAGTGTACAGCAATATTGCCCCCGAGTTGCCTATCAACTGGCGCAGTAGGATTTTGAAGCGCTTTGATGTTTGGTATACCAATAGCATCGGCATTTAGTGTGGCTTTTTTTACTAAGTCAAAAATATCCTCAGCGTGTTTAGAAATCTCTGTTTCGCCGAGATTCGCGAATTGCATTGTCAAGATTCTCCTAGTCCATTCATCTATTATTTTTTCATAGCCTTCCTCTCCGCGAGCTAATATATTGCCCTCCCCATCGCCAAGGCGCAGGAACGACAAAGGGCGCTGAGCTTCATGATATTCGTGGATTTTGTCAAAAACTTGCGTCACGTTAGAAACAACGAATTCCTGCTTCGGATTTTGAAGCCAGTCACCAAAATACAACAAAGCTTGATGTTCTTTTATGATGCTTGCATTGATTGAATCAGAAACTGAAAGTGCTTGCAGTCTTCTTATGCATTCGGCTCCAGTCTCAAAATCAGCAGCAATCCGCGCAATATTGGCGAATCCAGCCAATATGTAATCCGGAATAGTATCTGACATCCGCAAAGTGCTTATGCAGATATCGCATGCTTCATCGTGACGGTTCAGATATTTAAGTAATGTCGCAAGTTGGTGATTAAAAAGTATAATGTCTTGCTTTTCTAGCGTGTCGCTACTCTTGACGGCCTGGCATAATGATAGTGCCGAATTAAAATTCCGCGCATCCCTTAGCGCCTTAACTTCATCAAGTTTATCTTTTATTTCAGGTTTCATTAACTTGAACTCAGACGCTTTTGTATTATCTGGCGAGAGACGTTCTGCTTGATCAGTAACGCACAATTAGCAATGGGTAAAAATTGGGTGGGGGGAGTGATTCTAGATATTGCAAGACCCGGGCTAACTGCCGAAAACGAGAGCGTTACACGCATTTTCAAATTTTGGGTTGAGTCCAAATATGGCGCCATCATAAGTTTTGATTTCCCCAAAAGGCGTACTTGTGATCCCGTTTCTTGGCCATTCTATCAGGATCCTCAATCCGGCATGCTCTAGCGCCACTCTTACGCGTTTATGCAATTCATCACTACGATGTGTTCCGAATAGAGCGAAACGGGTTTTGCTCAGACATCCTTTAAAGCCTGGGTTCGCAATGAGATCGGCTTCTGCGCCTTGGATGTCGACATGAAGAACATCGATCACAGGCTCGGCAAAAAGCTCATCAATGGTTTTCATCGAGAAACAGTCAACTTCAGTCATTAGCGACATGCCAGCGGCAGCCTGGTAGGATGCACCGTAATCGCGATCAGGTTCTTTTATAACTGGGAATCGCGCAGCACCATCATAGCCAGCCGCTGCTTGCATCAGGTCAGTGCGAACATCCTGATATCCGCCCAAATTTTTTTTCACGTGCTGCCGCAGCCATTCGTAATGTGTTGCTTCAGCTTCTAAGGCCATTCCGTGGCAAGGCCTGTCGGGATGTAGAGTTTTGTAGGCCATTATTGAGGCTACCATCCATTGACCGTAGCCTGCTCCTAACTCGATCACGGAAAAGCGATCTCCTGCCAAGCGAGCGGCTAGAAGACATGCTATCCAGTCTACGGTCCATTCCGATGGTGCAGGATATCCGGGCTTGACTAAAGTGCCGATGGGCGAGACATTTTTTCGCCAACCTCGTTTATAGCTTGAATCGACAGCGCCGCCAAGGAAATCGTATACGCTTTGCCCATCTGAGACACTATTCTTGCGTTTGAATTCAGCGAATATTGGCGGAACCATGTCAGTTGTCTCTCCCGTGATCTTGTGCCGAAGCTGATGCTTCGAGCAATCTTATCACTATTCTACCGACTGTTTCGGCTCGCGTCGACGTGCTGTCATCGCTATCAGTTTTTCCCCTGATAGCAATAACCGCGGTTGATTATAGTCATGCACTGTGGGGATGAATTAACAAAGCCTAAATAAGTTGTATCCAAATGATCGATATCAAGTGCTTGCCATTGCCGCTTCATTCTGCAGCTTTTATTTGTATTCTATCTATAAGTCTTGTTGTCGTTGTGATCGATGAGTCTCGTGCGAGCGAGTTATATAATGATCAGCAGGTTTTAACAGTGCGCAGTCTTAATCCTGTAGGCTATTGGCCACTAGAGGAAACAGACAAAGTCCTGGTTGATTTGTCGCCAGCAAACAATCACGCACAGATTTTCAATACTCCCTGGTCGGGTGGGTTGCTGGACTTCAGTAGCTCCTACCAATATCTTCACATCCCTGGTCCAGCGAACTATTTTCATCAAGCATTCACGATCGGCCTATGGGTCTACAGTCGACGGACATCATATTTGCGGGACGGTGTCGCGCTTATCGGTAGTTGGCCTCGTCAACCATTGCCAGTGTCTCTGCGTCTGAGTGGAAAGGACAAGCTGGCGGTTGAGGTCATCAGCAACAATCAGAAGGATGCACTCGGTTCAGTCGAGGCTGGAATCACGGTCGACGCGAATGCTTGGCAGCACGTTGTCTATTCTTTTAAGGATGGGCAAGGAAAACTCTACATCAATGGCAAGCTGGTGCATACCAAAGACGCGGTGCCGTATCGACCGGCTGCCAAGGGCCATGCCGTTCTGGCGGGTTACGACGCTGACTGGTGGGGTGTGCATCCTGTCGGCTCGCAATCGCTGGATGGCTCGCTGCGTCATCTCATCTTCTTCAACCGAGCCTTGACGGACGCCGAGGTCAAGGATCTCGCCTCAGCGACCAAGCCGCGAGTGAATCCACACCAGCAGGCGGCTGACGAGATCCGTGTCAAAGGACGCTTTATTAAGTTGTCGGACCTTGGCGAAGAGCCGCTCGAGGTCCAGCGGCAAGCCTTGTACCTCATGCACAATGACAAGTGGGACGGGGATCTCGATCAGAACGCAGAGTTACTCCGTGATTATCTGGCCGTTGCCCTGGACAGCGCAGCGCTGCGCTACGATGCCGTGCTCGTGCTGAAGAAGATGGGCGAGCTTCAACAGCTTGAATCTGCCGCGCCTAGATTGGCTGAGCTTGCGGCGGATGGAGGCGCCGCTCGGGTTGAGCGCGCCTCAGCGGCATTGGCATTGGGTGCCATGGGGCAGCCAGCCCTCACGCAGGTTGAGACCCTGCAGGCGACCTTGGAAGCGGACTTAGAGTCGACTGGCGCGCATATCCCCCGCGTCGAGGCAATTGTGCGCAATGCGCTCATCTATGCGCTGTTGCGTATCGCGCCCGAGCAACCGACTGTTAACCAGTTGCTCGGTCGGGCCTATGCCAAACCCCTGCTTGAGGTCCTGGATGTCGCTGCATTGGAGCGGCCGGAACTCAGCGATCTGGTCGGTCGGGGACAGTGGATGAAGGCCTTGGAGGTCGCCAAGGATCTGTTCAAAAAGCATCAGGTCTACTTCCTGACCCAGAACGACCCCTATCGTGATGCCCGGGCTGGCATCCATGAGCGTTCGTACACCTCGGCGGCCATGCACAAGGGGATCACCTATCAGTTTGGTAGCGGCAAATCCTACGCTGGCTGCGAGCCGATCACTCCAACGGACTACAAGCAAGCGCTCGCTCGCTACGCAGAGAAGTATCCGGCATCAAACAAATGGCTAGACGGCGATGTGTCACAGATGCGGCGAGCCAGGCTGCGTGCGATCAGTCCGAGTCAGCCAGATAGAGCCGCGTTCATCGGTGGTCCTGACTTCCTGTTCAGTGCCCGCGATGGCAAGGTCTGTTGTTGGGCCGTAGCGATCGATCAAGACGGTTATCTCCATGTCATGGGGGGGCAGCACAACCAACCAAGATACGCAGACTATATGCCGGGCGCTTGGCAAGAGATCGGCCTGTCAGCAAACAAGATGAGTGCTCAGTACCCGACAACCTTGTATTGGGTGTCCAAGCGTCCGCTTGAGATCGACGCGTTCAACTTCGTCGGCTTCAAGGATCATCCACGGGCTGTTCCAGCGACCTACCTGAATTACATGAACTTTGTTCAGGATCATCAGGGCAAACTCTATCTCTATGGCCGTGTCGATGGTTGGGGAATCCAAAGCTGGGGGCTGTTCGAGTACGACACCGGGAAACGGCGCTGGACGCCGATCGGTGGCTTGGCTGGAGGTGTGATTAAGTCAGCCCGAGCCAATAACTCGGAGTGGATGGGCTACCTCCAGCGACAATACCGGGGTCTAATTCCTCATGATAACGGTCCAAGGCTACTCGCTTGGGCATGGCAGCCACATTTTTATAACTACAACAGATCCAAAAAAGGAGTTCGTTTCGACCCCGAGAACCGAATGATTGTTCAAATCGGAGTCCGGGGTCTGGATGTGGACGGCCGCTACGCAAGCCACCAACTCTTTGCCTATTCCGATGACGGCGGCAAGACCTTTCACCGTGCGGATGGCTCCCTTGTCGCCTTGCCGCTCACGGCAAATCCCGCTCCAGCGCATAACGCCAAGGTATCCTTGGGACTGAATCGGCTATGGATCATGCAATGGACAGCCCTTTTGACATGGGCCGGACTCGGACCCTAAGGCGCCGTTAGGCTAAAGCTAACTTGTCGGTTTCGCTGATGCTAGGCTCCGCCGATTCATCCTTGGATACCGAATAACGATACTCCGACTCAAGCGGCGCGCCATGGCGGGCTTCCGCAATCACGAAGGTTGACTTGTAGGCATCAATCTTGCCGCCGCGTCGCTCGGCAATCTCGGTGACATAGCGACGCACTGGGTAATCCTGGTCTTTACCCCAGTTCCAGTCGCCGCCCGCAATGATTGCATTGGGAAAGGCATGATGGGCCGCGATGAGGTTCTCGCGACGGGGTCGGTTGACTACCACAAGCGTGGGATTAAGGTCCAATGCTTCCAGCATCTCAAAGGCCTTGGCCCAAGTCATTGGGGCAAGGATGGAGCGCTCAATGAACTCCGAAAGATTGTTTTGCACACAGGAAATGACACCATGCTGCTTGAGCAGACTCGCGTATTCCGCGAGTGCTTCCTCTCCATAAGCATTAATAGCCCAGGGTACCGATTGCAGGCTATGGACATAATCGATGACCTTCTCTTCCCAGGTATCGACCAGCACACAGCGTAACTCGGGAAAGCGGGACAGCCAAATACGCGCGGCGCCACCCATGAAGGCATCGATTTCCAGCACCAGCCCCTTGGGATGTCGCTCGATTACGCTATCAATAAGTTCCCGTCCAGCACCGCCCAAGCTCCAGCTAAAGGGCTCGACACCTTCAAGGCTTGGCTGCTCCGGCCATGGATACTGTTCCAGCACGCGTTCAAAACCCTCGTTGGCTGTCTTGCCTATCAATTCCGATTCCTCGTTGATCATTGATGGGTCTCCTCAACCTCGGTGTGCGCGATATTCAATCGAATGGACGAAACGCGAGTTTATCACGGAAGCGCGCGTAGACATCGAGGCAGGCCCGCGACATCTGCTCAACGCGGGATGCATCCAAGGCACGCAATTGGGTAAATAAGCTATCGAGCGCGGACTCTTTGATGAAGAGGCAACAGTCAGCCAATCCTGCCGTGCCTGAACTGGTGGTGGGTGGCTGCCACTGGTCCGCGATTATCACAGGGATGGCACCTACCCCAAGGGACTCCCAAACTCTAAGTGTATTCGGGCCGGCACCGGCGGGGCATAGCGAAAAGACGGAGTCGCTTAGGATGGCGTTGTAACGTCGCATCGAGGCATTTTGAGCGGATGTCACCTCCTGGGTCAGTGCCTTGGATTTGACCTGCTCGATAAAGACTGTGTCATTGAAATGCCATTTCTCGCTCACCTCGACTAGGACGTCGTCTTTGGTCTCCTTGCGAGCGACCTCGGCCAAGCGCAGCCGCAAATCGGATGGATAATGCGACATATGCGCGCCGATGAAGGAGGCCAGATAACGCTTTTCGGCGGGAGGCTTGCCGATGATCAGCCCTTCGGAACGGCCAGGGGCTTCGAGATTGACAGCCATCAAGGGCCAACTATGAATGCGAAGCGCGGGGGTTGCGAGTGACGGCGCTTCGTCTTTAACGCAGTGAGCAACATGGAGATCGGTAATGCCCAGGGCTTCGAAGCGCTCGAGCAAGCGTCGCCAGTGAATGGTTTGGCAGACGGTATGGACTCGCAGACGGTAACCCTGTTGGGCGCAGAATGCACGCAGACCGCGCAATCGCACTTCAATGACGGATAGCGCGCTCTCAGGGAAACTGCCGATGTCGTTGTAAGATGCCCACGGGAGTGGCAGATAGCAATGGATACAAGCTGTTTTCTGGTCTAGATTCTGCCCCGGGGGAATCTTGCGATGATTTTCACAC includes:
- a CDS encoding LamG-like jellyroll fold domain-containing protein; the protein is MIDIKCLPLPLHSAAFICILSISLVVVVIDESRASELYNDQQVLTVRSLNPVGYWPLEETDKVLVDLSPANNHAQIFNTPWSGGLLDFSSSYQYLHIPGPANYFHQAFTIGLWVYSRRTSYLRDGVALIGSWPRQPLPVSLRLSGKDKLAVEVISNNQKDALGSVEAGITVDANAWQHVVYSFKDGQGKLYINGKLVHTKDAVPYRPAAKGHAVLAGYDADWWGVHPVGSQSLDGSLRHLIFFNRALTDAEVKDLASATKPRVNPHQQAADEIRVKGRFIKLSDLGEEPLEVQRQALYLMHNDKWDGDLDQNAELLRDYLAVALDSAALRYDAVLVLKKMGELQQLESAAPRLAELAADGGAARVERASAALALGAMGQPALTQVETLQATLEADLESTGAHIPRVEAIVRNALIYALLRIAPEQPTVNQLLGRAYAKPLLEVLDVAALERPELSDLVGRGQWMKALEVAKDLFKKHQVYFLTQNDPYRDARAGIHERSYTSAAMHKGITYQFGSGKSYAGCEPITPTDYKQALARYAEKYPASNKWLDGDVSQMRRARLRAISPSQPDRAAFIGGPDFLFSARDGKVCCWAVAIDQDGYLHVMGGQHNQPRYADYMPGAWQEIGLSANKMSAQYPTTLYWVSKRPLEIDAFNFVGFKDHPRAVPATYLNYMNFVQDHQGKLYLYGRVDGWGIQSWGLFEYDTGKRRWTPIGGLAGGVIKSARANNSEWMGYLQRQYRGLIPHDNGPRLLAWAWQPHFYNYNRSKKGVRFDPENRMIVQIGVRGLDVDGRYASHQLFAYSDDGGKTFHRADGSLVALPLTANPAPAHNAKVSLGLNRLWIMQWTALLTWAGLGP
- a CDS encoding class I SAM-dependent methyltransferase — translated: MVPPIFAEFKRKNSVSDGQSVYDFLGGAVDSSYKRGWRKNVSPIGTLVKPGYPAPSEWTVDWIACLLAARLAGDRFSVIELGAGYGQWMVASIMAYKTLHPDRPCHGMALEAEATHYEWLRQHVKKNLGGYQDVRTDLMQAAAGYDGAARFPVIKEPDRDYGASYQAAAGMSLMTEVDCFSMKTIDELFAEPVIDVLHVDIQGAEADLIANPGFKGCLSKTRFALFGTHRSDELHKRVRVALEHAGLRILIEWPRNGITSTPFGEIKTYDGAIFGLNPKFENACNALVFGS
- a CDS encoding GT-D fold domain-containing protein, which encodes MKPEIKDKLDEVKALRDARNFNSALSLCQAVKSSDTLEKQDIILFNHQLATLLKYLNRHDEACDICISTLRMSDTIPDYILAGFANIARIAADFETGAECIRRLQALSVSDSINASIIKEHQALLYFGDWLQNPKQEFVVSNVTQVFDKIHEYHEAQRPLSFLRLGDGEGNILARGEEGYEKIIDEWTRRILTMQFANLGETEISKHAEDIFDLVKKATLNADAIGIPNIKALQNPTAPVDRQLGGNIAVHLFLKRHAAELQHPLFCDSCICYDAEFAPMLKQLLVNLDFIGVIGPHSEFCNRVRGINNKVKFAFHQTPGENCYFKPSVDHFPTRFNEICEEISPPYPAAVYLVGAGILGKYYCELIRVRGGIAIDIGSLMDGISGFSQTRTSLVRLKPILDQNFGNSGSTTCHTNS